The Streptomyces fungicidicus nucleotide sequence CGGCCCGGGTAAGGCGCAGGGCGCGGCCGACGTCCCGGGTCCAGACGGAGCCCGACAGGCCGTAGTCGGTGTCGTTGGCCAGGCGTACGGCGTCGGCCTCGTCGTCGAAGGGGAGGACCACGGCGACGGGGCCGAAGACCTCCTCGACGGCCACCCGTGCGCGGGGGCCGACGCCGGTGAGGACGGTGGGCGGGAACCAGTAGCCGGGGCCTTCGGGGGCCTTGCCGCGGATCCCTTCGAGGTCGTCGGTGACGTACGAGCGGACCCGGTCCAGCTGGGTGCGGGAGATCAGCGGGCCCATCTGGACGTTCTCGTCGGCCGGGTCGCCGACCCTGACGGACTCGACGGCGGGGGCGAGGAGGTCCAGGAACCTGTCGTACACGGAGCGTTCGACGAGGACGCGGGTGCGGGCGCAGCAGTCCTGGCCGGCGTTGTCGAGGAAGGACATGGGGGCGGCCGCCGCGGCGGCCTCCAGATCGGCGTCGGCGAAGACGATGTTGGGGCTCTTGCCCCCGAGTTCGAGGGTGACGCGCTTGAGGCGGTCCGCGCCCCTGGCCCACACCCGCTTGCCCACGGCCGTCGACCCGGTGAACACGATCTTGGCGACGCCGGGGTGTTCGACGAGGGCGTTCCCGGCGACCGGGCCGTGTCCGGGGAGCACCTGGAACAGGCCCTCGGGCAGGCCCGCCTCCAGGGCGAGTCCGGCGAGCCGCAGGGCGGTGAGGGGGGTGGTCTCGGCGGGCTTGAGGAGCACCGCGTTGCCGGCGGCGAGGGCGGGGGCGGCGCCCCAGGCCGCGATCGGCATGGGGAAGTTCCAGGGGGCGATGACGCCGACGACACCGAGCGGTTCGAGGAAGGTGACGTTCACTCCGCCGGGGACCGGGATCTGCCGTCCGGTGAGGCGTTCCACCCCGCCGGCCGCGTAGTCGAGCAGGTCCCGGACGTTGCCGGCCTCCCAGCGGGCGTTGCCGAGGGTGTGGCCGGCCTCGCGGACCTCGAGAAGGGCCAGCTCCTCGGTGTGCTCGTCGACGGCCGCCGCGAACCGGCGCAGCAGCCGGGCCCGGTCGCCGGGGGCGAGGGCGGCCCAGGCGGTCTGCGCGCGTGCGGCGCGTACGACGGCGGCGTCGACGTCGGCGGGGGTGGCGGCCGGGACGGTGGCGATCACCTCCTCGGTCGCGGGGTTGCGTACCTGGAGCTCAGGGGGGTGGTCGGACACGGAGGGCCTCACATGCGTTCGAAGGAGCGGCGCAGCTCCCAGTCGGTGACCGCGGCGTCGAAGGCGTCGGTCTCGACGCGCGCCATGTTGCGGTAGTGCGCGACGACCTCGTCGCCGAAGGCCGCCTTGGCGATCTCGCTGGTCTCCCACAGCTCGGCCGCCTCGCGCAGGCTGGTGGGGACGTGCGCGAAGTCGGCGGTGTAGGCGTTGCCGGCGCAGGGTTCCGGCAGCTCGAGCCGCTGCTCGATGCCGTACAGCCCGGCCGCGACCATGCCCGCCACGGCGAGGTGCGGGTTGACGTCGCCGCCGGGCAGCCGGTTCTCGAAGCGCAGGGAGCGGCCGTGGCCGACCACGCGCAGGGCGCAGGTGCGGTTGTCCCGTCCCCAGGCGACGGCGGTCGGCGCGAAGGAGCCCGGCTGGAACCGCTTGTAGGAGTTGATGTGCGGGGCGTAGAGCAGGGAGAACTCGCGGAGTGCGGCGAGCTGCCCGGCGAGGAAGTGACGCATGACCTCGGACATGGCGTCCGGGTCCTCGGCGGACTCCGGCATGGCGCTGTCGCCGGCGGCGTCGGCGAGCGAGAGGTGGATGTGGCAGGAGTTGCCCTCGCGCTCGTTGTACTTGGCCATGAAGGTGATCGAGACGCCCTCCTGGGCGGCGATCTCCTTGGCGCCGGTCTTGTAGATCGCGTGCTGGTCGCAGGTGACCAGGGCCTCGTCGTAGCGGAAGGCGATCTCGTGCTGGCCGGGGTTGCACTCGCCCTTGGCGGACTCCACGGTGAGTCCGGCGCCGGCCATCTCGTTGCGGATGCGGCGCAGCAGGGGCTCGATCCGGCCCGTCCCGAGCACCGAGTAGTCGACGTTGTACTGGTTGGCGGGGGTGAGCCCGCGGTAGCCGGCGTCCCAGGCCTGTTCGTAGGTGTCCCGGAAGACGATGAACTCCAGCTCGGTGCCGACCCGGGCGGTGTGGCCGAGCGCGGCGAGGCGGTCCAGCTGGCGGCGCAGGATCTGCCGGGGGGCCGCGACGACCGGGGAGCCGTCGGCCCAGGCGAGGTCGGCGACGACCATGGCGGTGCCCTCGTTCCAGGGCACCCGGCGCAGGGTGTCGAGGTCGGGATACATGGCGAAGTCGCCGTAGCCCGTCTCCCAGGAGGACATCTCGTACCCGTCGACCGTGTTCATGTCGGCGTCGACGGCGAGCAGGTAGTTGCAGCCCTCGGTGCCGTGCCGGAGCACCTCGTCGAGGAAGAAGCGCGCGGCGAACCGCTTGCCCTGGAGCCGCCCCTGCATGTCGGGGAAGGCCAGGACGACAGTGTCGATCTCGCCGCCGGCGACGAGGGCGTGCAGCTCCTCGACGGCGAGCGGGGGCGTGCGGTCTGCCACGGGAGGACCTCCTGGGGCTTCTTCGGTCGAGCCGGGAGCCATAAGGTATTGCCGGGAACCATTGGTTGGGAAGGGGGCACGGCGAGATGCCGGAGGAAGCGGTCGGCGCGGTCGGGGACCGTCTGGCGCCGGTGCTGCGGCAGGTCCGCGCGGGCAACGGCTTCGAGGAGGCCCTTGAGCAGATCCTCCAGGTGGTGCGGCTGGGCCTGGTGGCGGGCGGGGAGCGGCTGCCGGCCGAGCGGGAGCTGGCGGAGCGGCTGGGGATCAGCCGGGTGACGCTGCGCGAGGTGCTGAAGGTGCTCCAGGACCAGGGCCTGGTGGAGTCGCGGCGCGGCCGGTACGGCGGAACGTTCGTGCTGCCCCGTCCGACGGACACCGGCGAGGAGGAGCTGCGGCGGCGGATCGCCGAGGTCGACATCGAGGACGTGCTGCGTTTCCGTGAGGTGCTGGAGGTGGGCGCGGCGGGGCTGTGCGCGGCGCACGGGCTGACGGACGAGCGGGCGGCGCGGCTGCGCGAGGCGCTGGCGGGCACACAGGAGGCCCCGCTGGCGGAGTACCGGCGCCTGGACACCCTGTTCCACCTCACCCTGGCGGAGCTGAGCGGCTCACCGACGCTGACCGCGCAGTACGCGGCGGTCCGGGCGACGGTGAACGACCTGCTGGACTGCATCCCGCTGCTGGTGCGCAACCTGGAGCACTCCCAGCGGCAGCACGCGGCGATGGTCGAGGCGGTGCTGGAGGGGGACGCCGACGGGGCGCGGGAGATGACCCGGGAGCACTGCGCCGGAACGGCGGCGCTGCTGCGCGGGTTCCTGGCGTGAGGGCGTGACGCCGCCCGGAGGGTTTACCGCGGCTTCACGCACGGGGCTTGCGCTCACGGCGTCCGCACCACGAAGGTATGGCCCCACAAAGGTCTGGATCAGTTCCATTGCCACCGTCTCACCGCCGTCCCCTGGGGAGTCGCCCCGTGAGCCTTCCGTCCGCGTCCCAAGATTCCGCCGGTGAGGCGGACGACTACCTCGCACGCAGGAGGCTGCGCCGCGGCAGCGCCGGCTGGCTGCTGCTGACCGGCCTCGGTGTCGCCTACGTTGTGTCCGGCGACTACTCGGGCTGGAACTTCGGCCTGGCCGAGGGCGGCTTCGGCGGTCTGGCGATCGCCATGGTGCTGATGGGCGCCATGTACACCTGCATGGTGTTCGCCCTGGCCGAGCTGTCCTCGATCCTGCCCACGGCGGGCGGCGGCTACGGCTTCGCCCGACGGGCGCTGGGGCCGTGGGGCGGGTTCCTCACCGGGACCGCGATCCTGATCGAGTACGTGCTCGCGCCCGCCGCGATCTCCATTTTCATCGGCGACTACGTCGAGTCGCTGGGCCTGTTCGGCCTGGAGTCCGGCTGGCCGGTGTACCTGGCCTGCTTCGTCGTCTTCATCGGCATCCACCTGTGGGGGGTGGGCGAGGCGCTGCGGTTCAGCTTCGTCGTCACCGGCATCGCGGTCGCGGCGCTGGTGGTGTTCGCGCTGGGAGCGCTGCCCGAGTTCGACGCGTCGTCGCTGGACGACATCCCGGTGGACTCCTCGGCGTTCGGCGCGAACTCGTGGCTGCCGATGGGGCTGCTGGGCATCTGGGCGGCGTTCCCGTTCGGCATGTGGTTCTTCCTGGGGGTGGAGGGCGTACCGCTGGCCGCCGAGGAGACCAGGGAACCGGCCCGCACGCTGCCGAGGGCGATCCGCTGGTCCATGGGCATCCTGGTGGTGCTGGCCGTGGTGACCTTCTTCGCGGCGGCCGGGGCGCGCGGTTCGGCCGCGGTCCAGGACGCGGGCAACCCGCTGGTGGAGGCGCTCCAGCCGGACGGCGAGGCGACGGGGCTCAGCCGGATCGTGAACTACGCGGGTCTTGCGGGGCTGGTCGCGTCGTTCTTCTCGCTGATCTACGCCGGTTCGCGCCAGCTGTTCGCGCTGTCCCGCGCGGGCTATCTGCCGAAGTTCCTCTCCCTCACCAGCCGCCGCAGGGCTCCCTACCTCGGGCTGCTGGTGCCGGGCGCGATCGGCTTCGCGCTGGCCGCCGGCACGGGCAACGGCGCGCGCATGCTGAACATCGCCGTCTTCGGCGCGACGATCTCGTACGCGCTGATGTCCCTCTCGCACATCGTGCTGCGCCGCCGGGAGCCGGAGCTGCCGCGGCCCTACCGCACGCCGGGTGGCGTGCTCACCTCGTCGGTGGCCCTGGTGCTGGCCTGCGCGGCGCTGGTGGCGACGTTCCTGGTGGACGTGACGGCGGCGCTGATCGCGCTGGCCGTGTACATCGTGGCGGTGGCGTACTTCGGGCTGTACAGCCGCAGGCGTCTGGTGGCGAGGGCGCCGGAGGAGGAGTTCGCGGCGCTGGCGGCGGCCGAGGCTGAGTTGTCACGGGACTGAGGCACGGGAAAGGTGAAGGGCATGACGGCCGGACCACTCATCGGCATCAGCACGTACGCGGAACCCGGTGTGCGCTGGGGCGTGTGGCAGCTGGACGCCGTGCTGCTGCCGGCCGGCTATCCGCGGCTGGTGCGGCGGGCGGGCGGACTGGCCGCGCTGCTCCCGCCGGACGCGCCGGAGGTGGCCGCGGCGGCCGTGGCCCGGCTCGACGGACTGGTGATCGCGGGCGGCCCGGACGTGGAGCCCGTCCACTACGGCGCCGAGCCCGGCCCGCGCACCGGGCCGCCCGCACGGGCACGGGACGCCTGGGAACTCGCCCTCATCCGGGCGGCCCTGGACCGGGGTGTCCCCCTCCTGGGGATCTGCCGGGGCATGCAGCTGCTGAACGTCGCCCTGGGCGGCACGCTGGTCCAGCACATCGACGGCCACGCGGAGACCCCGGGCGTCTTCGGCCGGCACCCGGTCAAGCCGGTCCCCGGCACGCTGTACGACGCCGCCGTCCCGGAGCAGATCTCCGTGCCGACCTACCACCACCAGGCGGTGGACCGCCTCGGCGCCGGCCTCATCCCGTCGGCGTACGCGGAGGACGGCACGGTGGAGGCGATCGAACTCCCCGGGCCGCCCGGCTGGACCCTGGGCGTCCAATGGCACCCGGAAATGGACGACGACCCCCGCCTCCTCCAATCCCTGATTGCAGCCACCTGACCCCCACCCACCGCTCCCTCCGCCCTCCGCGGGCCGTCGTGCCGCACCGGCTCACCCCCGCGTCAGGGTCAGAAGATCCCGGGCCGGCCCCGTGGGCCGGTGCCCCGTGGGCCACACCGCTCGCAGATCACGCGTCAGGGCGACCCCGTTCACGGGAATCACGACCAGCCGCCGCATCGCCAGCTCCTCCCCCACCGCCAGCTCACTGAGCACCGCGGGCCCCGCCCCGCCCACCGCCGCCGCCTTCACCGCGATCGTCGACGACAGCTCGATCAGCGGCCGGGCCAGCCCCCCGAGCGCCGCGTCCAGCACCTGCCGCGTCCCCGACCCCTCCTCCCGCAGGATCAGCGGCGTGCTCGCCAGCTCCCCGGCGGCCAGTGGACGCCGCCGCCGGGCCCAGGCGTGCGACGGCGCGGTCACCACGATCAGCCGGTCATGGGCGATCACCGCGGAGTCCAGCCCGCCCGGCACCGTAAGCCCCTCCACGAACCCCACGTCCGCCTCCCCCGTCAGCAGCCGCTCCGCCACCGCCGCCGAGTTCCCCGCGAGCAGCGACACCGCCGTGTCCGGCCGCTCCGCACGCAGCGCGAGCAGCCAGCCCGGCAGCAGGTACTCGGCGATCGTCATGCTCGCCGCAACCCGAAGCCGTGAGTCCCTGCGGTCGCGCAGCGCCTGCGCCCCCACGTCGAAGGCCTCCGCGGCCTCCACGATCCGCCGCGCCCAGTCGGTGACCAGCGCGCCCGCGTCGGTCAGCCGGGACCCCCTGGGCGACCGGTCGACCAGGGCCACGCCGAGCTGCCGTTCCATCGACCGGATCCTGCTGCTGGCGGCGGGCTGGGTGATGCCCACCTCCCGCGCCGCCCCGCCCAGGCTCCCGAGCCGTGCCACCGCCAGCAGCAGTTCCAGCGCCCCGAGGTCCGGCACCCGGTGCGCCAGGGACCCGGGGCTCACGGGGCGGTGCCCCGGACGGTCGTGGTCGTCCGTTGTGCTCATAAGCCCAGCTTATGCCGCCATAGAAGGGTGCTCCCTGGTGCCGGCGCAGGCCCCGCGGGACCGTGTGACCATGGCCACCGCGACCCGTCCCCCGCCCCCCGTACCGCCCCTCCCCCGTGCCGTCGCACGGCCCCCGCGTGCCGCCGCCGTCCGTCACCTCGGGCCGAACTGGTACGCCTGCGTCATGGGCACCGCCATCGTGGCCGGCGCGGGCGCCGTGCTCCCCGTGCGGGCGCCCGGTCTGCGTCCCGCGCTCACCGGCGTGTGGGCGCTGTCCCTCGTCCTCCTGCTGGTCCTGCTCGCCGCCCGCGCCCTGCACTGGGCCCACCACCGCGACCGGGCCCGCGCCCACCTCCTCGACCCCGCCATGGCTCCCTTCTACGGCTGCCTCTCCATGGCGCTGCTGGCCGTCGGCGGCGGCGCGCTGAGCCTCGGGCGGGACTGGACCGGGCTGCGCGCCGCCGTGGTCCTCGACGCCGTGCTGTTCACCGCCGGTACGGCCGTGGGGCTGGCCGCCGCCGTGGCCGTCCCGTACCTCATGGCGGTACGCCACCGGGTGACGGCGGAGCAGGCGACACCGGTCTGGCTGCTGCCGCTGGTCGCGCCCATGGTGTCCGCCGCGCTCGGGCCGCACCTGGTGCCGTACCTCCCGGCCGGGCAGCCGCGCGCCACCCTGCTGCTCGCCTGCTTCGCGATGTTCGGGCTCAGCCTGATCGCCACCCTGGTGACGCTGCCCCTGGTCTTCGGCCGGCTGATGACCGGAGGCCCGCTGCCCCTCGCGCTCACCCCGACGCTGTTCCTGGTGCTCGGGCCGCTCGGCCAGTCCACCACCGCCGCCGGCGCCTTCGCGGACGTCGCCCCGGGGGTCGTGCCGGCGCCGTACGACGCGGGGTTCGGGGTGCTCGCCGTGCTGTACGGGGTGCCCGTCATGGGCTTCGCGCTGCTGTGGCTCTGCCTCGCCGCCGCCCATGTCGTTCGGGCCCGCCGGCGGGGCATGCGCTTCGCGATGACGTGGTGGTCGTTCACGTTCCCGGTCGGCACCTGTGTCACCGGGGCCGCGGCGCTCGCCGCGCGCACCGGGCTGCTCGCCTACGACGTGCTGACGTTCGCCCTGTACGCCGTGCTGGCCGGCGCCTGGGCCACCGCCGCCTGGCACACCGCGCGCGGCCTGTTCAGCGGCGCGCTGCCCGCAGGGCCCGCCCCAGCACTGCCGGGGCCCCGGCCAGCGACGGCCCGTACCAGGTGAGGTGCCGGCCGTCGACGAGCGCGCAGGGCAGTCCGGGGAAGGCCTCCGGCCCGTCGTCGGCGGTGAAGCGGTACGGCTCGTCGGGGAGGACGACGAGGTCGGGGGCGGCGGCCCGCAGGTCGTCGAGCGGGACGCGCGGATAGCGCTCCGGGTGGGCCGCGTAGAGGTGGTCGACGCCGAGGCGGGACAGCAGGTCGCCCGCGAAGGTGTCCCGGCCCAGCACCATCCAGGGACGCCGCCAGACGGGCACGACCGCCGTCCTGCGCTCCGGGGGCGCGGGCGGCGCCGCCCAGGACTCCTCGGCCTCGTCCAGCCAGCGGGGGCGGGAGCGCGCCCCGCACGCCGTGAGCACCCGGTCCAGTTCGCGGAAGGCCCCGGGAAGTGTCCGCACCTCGGTCACCAGCACGTCCAGACCGGCCGTACGCAGTGCCGCAAGGTCGGGCTCGCGGTTCTCCTCCTCGTTGGCGATCACCAGATCGGGGGCGAGGGCGACGATCCGGTCCACCTCCGGGTTCTTGGTGCCGCCGACGCGGACGACGTCCAGCCCGGCCGGGTGCGTGCACCAGTCGGTGGCGCCGGCCAGGGAGCCGGGCGCGGAGAGCGCCACGGCCTCCGTCAGCGACGGGACGAGGGAGACGATCCGGAGGGGACTCATCGGCGCGGCTTGTCCCGCACCGCCTCGATGTGCTCGGCGACGGCGACGACCAGCAGCCGGGTCTCCGGGACCGTGGCCCGCCAGCGGTGCCGTACTCCCCCGGTGAGGTACAGGGTGTCGCCGCGGCCGAGACGGTACGCGCGGCCCTCCGCCTCGATCTCCACGGCGCCGTCCGCCACGTACATCAACTGGTCGTTGCGGAACTGGAGTTCACGACCGGCGTCATGGTCGCCGGTGAACTCGGAGGCGTGCATCTGGTGGTGACCGCGCACCAGGGAACGCGCGCCCGCTTCGGCCCAGTTCCCGGCGTCCCCGGCCCGGACCACGTCCACGCTGCACGCCGGGTCTGCGGCGGCGAGGAGCTCCACGGCGGTGGTGCGCAGCGCGTCGGCGACCTTCTCCAGGGAGGTCTGGCTCGGACGCGCCCGCTCGTTCTCGATCTGGCTCAGGAACGGGACCGACAGGCCGCTGCGCTCGGCCACGACGGCGAGGGTGAGGTCCAGCGCACGACGTCGCCGACGCACGGCCGCGCCCACCCGCAGGGGCTGTTCCTTGTGGTCGCCCATCGCTCCGGCTCCCTCCTCCGCCGATCGTCCCGCACCCCGTGCGCCGCTGCTCCGGCGCACTCCCTCCGGTGAGTTGTCTGCACCCTACGCATGTTCGGCAAACCGTTTCAGGCGCCTGCCACGACGCCGTCACACGCCGGCGGCGCCAACCCCACGGTTCGCGCCGGCCGACCGGCGGGTCCCTCGGTTCGCCCGGTGCGCGACAAAGGGTGCTTCCGCCATTGTTCACCCGTCCGAGCGGAAGGTCACGGGGAGGTCCGGGGAGGGCATAGCGCTGCGTGGTTGTCCGGATTCCGACCGTGTTCCCGGCGGGCTGTGGACATGACCGAGGGGCGGGCCCGGCCGCGCCGTCAGGTGCGGGTCCGGGCCCGCCCCTCGGGGGCGGCCGGTACGGCGGTTACTGCGGGGTCATCCGCTCCACCATGTCCGGGTGCTCCTTCAGCCAGGCCGCGACCGCCTCCTCCTCGTGGCCCTGGCCGCGGTCCTTGATCTCGGCCTCCAGCGTGCCGAGCTCGTCCTCGCTCATCCGGAAGTCCTTGATCCACTCGGTGAGCTGCGGATACTGCTCCGGGAACTTCTTGCTCGCGATGGTGCGGATCGTGTTGCCCTCGCCGAAGGCCTTCTTCGGGTCCTTCAGCTTCGTCAGCTCGTAGTCGCTGTACGCCCAGTGCGGCGACCACAGCGTGACGGCGATGGGCTCCTTCTTGGCGTAGGCGCGCTTGAGCTCGGCCAGCATCGCCGGCGTGGAGCCGTCGACGACCTTGTACTCGTCCTCCAGGCCGTAGCCGGGCAGGACCTCGTTCTTGAGCAGCTGCATCTCACCGGTGCCCGGCTCGATGCCGATGATCCGCCCCTTGAAGAGGTCGGCCTTGCCCTTGAGGTCCGCCAGGGACTTGACGTCCTTGACGTACGAGGGAACGGCGATCTCCAGCGAGGTGGGCTCGTACCAGGTGCCCAGGTCGGTGAGCTTGTCCTTGCTCTTGTCCCAGTAGTTCTTCTGCGCGTACGGCAGCCAGGCGTCGAAGTTGAGGTCGAGGTCCCCGGAGGCGAGGCCGGTGTAGACCGGGCCGACGTCCATCTGCTTGAGGTTCATCTTGTAGCCGCGCCGCTCGAGGACGTTCTTCCACAGGTAGGTGACGGCCACGTCCTCCTCCCACGGGAACCAGGCCACGTCCAGCGCCCGCTCCGCCTCGGCGGGGGTGTCGCCGGAGCCGGAGCCCACCGGGGCCAACTTGTCGGCGACGCCCGGGTTGTCCTTCATCCAGGCACGGACGGCGTCCTGCTGGCGGCCCTTGCCGGCCTTGTTGATCTCGGCCTCCAGGCTGGTGAGTTGCTTCTCGGTCATCGAGAAGTCCTTCAGCCACTTGGCCACGGTGGGGTTGTCACCGGTGAAGCCCTTGCGGGACAGCGTGTGCACGCCGTCGCCCTTGCCCCAGGTGCCCTTGGGGTCCTTCAGCTTCTTCAGGTCGTAGTCGCTGTACGCCCAGTGCGGCGACCACAGCGTGACGACGACCGGTTCCTTCTTGCTGTAGGCCCGCTTGAGCTCGGCCAGCATCGCCGGCGTGGAGCTGTCGACGACCTTGTACTCCTTGTCGAGGCCGTACTCCTTGAGGACCTTGCTCTTCAGCAGGCCCATCATGCCGGCGCTGGACTCGATGCCGGTGATCTTCCCGTCGAAGGTGGACGCCTTGCCCTTGAGGTCCTCGAGGGAGTTGACGTCCTTCATGTACGACGGGACGGTCAGCTCCAGCGACGTCTCGCCGTACCAGGAGCCGAGGTCCTCGAGCTGCTTGCCGTACTTCTTCCAGTACGCCTCGTGGGTGGTGGGCAGCCAGGAGTCGGTCTGGAAGTCGATGTTGCCCTGCGCGAGGGCGGTGTAGAGCGGGCCCGCCTCGAACTGCTTGGCCTCGACCTCGAAGCCGCGCTGCTCGAGGATCTCCTTCCACAGGAAGGTGGAGGCGACGCCCTCGTCCCAGGGGATGTAACCGATGGTGATCTTCTTGCCGTTGCCGACATTCTTGCCGTCCGCGGTGGCGTTGCCGGAGTCACCGGCGCCGCCGAACATGCTCATGCCGCCGGCGACCAGGGCGAGGACGACGACACCGACCACCGCGACCTGCGGGCGGGGCCGATAGGACCAGATCTTCAGCCCCTGGCCGGCGCGCGCCTTGGCGGCGGCGCGACGGCCGAGCGGGGAGACCTGGGTGCCCAGGGCGCTGGTCATGCGGTCCAGGTAGATCGCCAGGATGACGATGGCGAGACCCGCCTCGGAGCCCAGTCCGATGTTGAGCTGGCCGATGGACTCGATGACCGCGCCGCCGAGTCCGCCGGTGCCGACCATGCCGGCGATCGCGGCCATGGACAGGCCGAGCATGATGACCTGGTTGACGCCCGCCATCACCGTGGGCAGCGCCAGCGGCAGCTGCACCCGGAGCAGGGTGTTGCGGGGGGTGGTGCCGAAGGCCTCCGCGGCCTCGACCAGTTCCTTGTCGACCTGGCGGATGCCCAGCTCGGTCATGCGCACGCCCGGGGCGAGCGCGAAGATCAGG carries:
- a CDS encoding ABC transporter permease/substrate binding protein translates to MPRIPLGDWVNSAVDWLLANVTWLFDFFKAVFTGAYDGVNAVLQAPEPLLLAGIFAVIAFWLRGTFAGVLTFGGFAFLDSLELWEDSMVTLALVIVATVIALVISVPVGIWAARSDRVSAFVRPILDFMQTLPAMIYLIPAILFFGTGPAPGIVATLIFALAPGVRMTELGIRQVDKELVEAAEAFGTTPRNTLLRVQLPLALPTVMAGVNQVIMLGLSMAAIAGMVGTGGLGGAVIESIGQLNIGLGSEAGLAIVILAIYLDRMTSALGTQVSPLGRRAAAKARAGQGLKIWSYRPRPQVAVVGVVVLALVAGGMSMFGGAGDSGNATADGKNVGNGKKITIGYIPWDEGVASTFLWKEILEQRGFEVEAKQFEAGPLYTALAQGNIDFQTDSWLPTTHEAYWKKYGKQLEDLGSWYGETSLELTVPSYMKDVNSLEDLKGKASTFDGKITGIESSAGMMGLLKSKVLKEYGLDKEYKVVDSSTPAMLAELKRAYSKKEPVVVTLWSPHWAYSDYDLKKLKDPKGTWGKGDGVHTLSRKGFTGDNPTVAKWLKDFSMTEKQLTSLEAEINKAGKGRQQDAVRAWMKDNPGVADKLAPVGSGSGDTPAEAERALDVAWFPWEEDVAVTYLWKNVLERRGYKMNLKQMDVGPVYTGLASGDLDLNFDAWLPYAQKNYWDKSKDKLTDLGTWYEPTSLEIAVPSYVKDVKSLADLKGKADLFKGRIIGIEPGTGEMQLLKNEVLPGYGLEDEYKVVDGSTPAMLAELKRAYAKKEPIAVTLWSPHWAYSDYELTKLKDPKKAFGEGNTIRTIASKKFPEQYPQLTEWIKDFRMSEDELGTLEAEIKDRGQGHEEEAVAAWLKEHPDMVERMTPQ